From Diaminobutyricibacter sp. McL0608, one genomic window encodes:
- the ybaK gene encoding Cys-tRNA(Pro) deacylase, with protein MAKRTSAGTPATVALTAAGIPFAVHAYDHDASVTSFGLEAADALGIEPERVFKTLLADTDAGLIVGIVPVDGKLDLKALATAVGAKRAVMADPAVAERRTGYVVGGISPIGQKVHLRTVLDETAELFDTVFVSGGKRGLDLELAPADLIAATDAVVAPIARP; from the coding sequence ATGGCGAAACGCACGTCGGCCGGCACCCCTGCGACGGTCGCCCTGACCGCTGCCGGCATCCCGTTCGCCGTCCACGCCTACGACCACGACGCCTCGGTGACGTCGTTCGGGCTCGAGGCCGCCGACGCGCTCGGAATCGAACCCGAGCGCGTGTTCAAGACGCTCCTGGCAGACACCGACGCCGGGCTGATCGTCGGCATCGTCCCCGTCGATGGCAAGCTCGACCTCAAAGCCCTCGCGACCGCTGTCGGGGCGAAGCGCGCGGTCATGGCCGACCCGGCGGTGGCCGAGCGCAGAACCGGCTACGTGGTGGGCGGGATCAGCCCGATCGGGCAGAAGGTCCACTTGCGGACCGTCCTCGACGAGACGGCCGAACTCTTCGACACCGTGTTCGTGTCTGGCGGCAAGCGGGGGCTCGACCTCGAACTCGCCCCCGCCGACCTCATCGCCGCGACCGACGCCGTCGTCGCCCCCATCGCCCGCCCCTGA
- the glgX gene encoding glycogen debranching protein GlgX → MTPADPLRNLGVRQTSNGGELRVWSENADAMELCLFDDKDANWLVKTIRMAKDANNVWVGKSRTLTPGRRYAIRVSGPASPTNTFNPETMLIDPYARGLVHTGSNGWLSYVVEDGFDWGGSRKPETPLDHTVIYETHVKGISKLNPDIPEELRGTYAGLAHESTTGYLKDLGVTAVELLPVHAFLSEQRLINQGLTNYWGYNTLNFFSPHAAYASRAAQAAGPDAVLSEFKGMVKLLHEAGLEVILDVVYNHTAEEGIGGPRSSFRGIDNANYYRQDEHGAYIDVTGCGNTINFGHDVPVRLVLDSLRYWANEVQIDGFRFDLAATLGRDANVNYSPDHPLLRGILEDPQLANVKMIAEPWDVGAGGWQTGNFRLGWSEWNDRYRDRARAFWLADIAQARATGAAPTGIGGFATRLAGSSNTFSPERGPLASVNFITAHDGFTLADLTTYDVKHNLGNGENNRDGTDNNRSFNHGIEGQTTDEAVLLNRHKAMRNLLGTLLLSAGVPMLTAGDEFGRSQRGNNNAYCQDSELTWMGWLRTRDQRELFATTRRLLELRRTNPALRPSRFAVFGETTKNASHMDWFDATGALMDDDDWNSPENRTLQYLAASTPDKEQFNRILLIVHGVEDDVTVSLPVAPGVESYTLLWDSATEVPIEEDLGSLAPGSERLVGGTSMQLFRADGPRVVAAPGAAPSPHPITDPLPS, encoded by the coding sequence ATGACTCCTGCCGATCCCCTGCGCAATCTCGGCGTCCGACAGACCTCGAACGGCGGCGAATTGCGTGTCTGGTCGGAGAACGCCGACGCAATGGAACTCTGCCTGTTCGACGACAAGGACGCGAACTGGCTGGTCAAGACCATCCGGATGGCGAAGGACGCGAACAATGTCTGGGTCGGCAAGTCGCGAACGCTGACCCCGGGCCGGCGCTACGCCATCCGCGTGTCCGGGCCCGCGAGCCCGACCAACACGTTCAATCCGGAGACGATGCTGATCGATCCGTACGCGCGCGGCCTCGTCCACACGGGATCGAACGGATGGCTCTCCTACGTCGTCGAAGATGGCTTCGACTGGGGCGGCTCCCGCAAACCGGAGACGCCGCTCGACCACACCGTCATCTACGAGACGCACGTGAAGGGCATCAGCAAGCTCAACCCCGACATCCCCGAAGAACTGCGTGGAACCTACGCCGGCCTCGCCCACGAATCGACGACCGGCTATCTGAAAGACCTCGGGGTCACGGCCGTCGAGCTGCTGCCGGTCCACGCGTTCCTCTCCGAGCAGCGGCTCATCAATCAGGGCCTCACGAACTACTGGGGCTACAACACGCTCAACTTCTTCTCACCGCACGCCGCGTACGCCTCACGGGCGGCGCAGGCCGCGGGTCCGGATGCGGTGCTGTCCGAGTTCAAGGGGATGGTCAAGCTCCTCCACGAGGCCGGACTCGAGGTCATCCTCGACGTCGTCTACAACCACACGGCCGAAGAAGGGATCGGCGGGCCCCGGTCGAGCTTCCGCGGGATCGACAACGCCAACTACTACCGCCAGGACGAGCACGGCGCCTACATCGATGTCACGGGGTGCGGCAACACGATCAATTTCGGTCACGATGTGCCGGTCAGACTGGTGCTCGATTCCCTCCGGTACTGGGCGAACGAGGTGCAGATCGACGGCTTCCGGTTCGACCTGGCGGCCACGCTCGGGCGCGACGCGAACGTGAACTACTCCCCCGACCATCCGCTCCTGAGGGGCATCCTCGAGGACCCACAGCTCGCGAACGTCAAGATGATCGCCGAACCGTGGGATGTGGGTGCCGGCGGCTGGCAGACCGGGAACTTCCGGCTCGGCTGGTCGGAGTGGAACGACCGCTACCGTGACCGGGCGCGAGCCTTCTGGCTGGCCGACATCGCCCAAGCTCGCGCGACGGGCGCCGCTCCGACCGGCATCGGCGGTTTCGCGACACGACTGGCCGGATCGTCGAACACCTTCTCGCCCGAGCGCGGACCGCTCGCATCCGTGAACTTCATCACCGCCCACGACGGATTCACGCTCGCCGACCTCACGACCTATGACGTCAAGCACAACCTGGGCAACGGCGAGAACAATCGTGACGGCACGGACAACAACCGGTCGTTCAACCACGGAATCGAAGGCCAGACGACAGACGAAGCCGTCCTCCTCAACCGGCACAAGGCGATGCGCAACCTGCTCGGCACCCTGCTGCTGTCGGCGGGAGTCCCGATGCTCACCGCCGGCGACGAATTCGGCCGCAGTCAGCGCGGCAACAACAACGCGTACTGCCAGGACAGCGAGCTCACGTGGATGGGCTGGCTCCGCACCCGCGACCAGCGCGAACTCTTCGCGACCACGCGGAGGCTTCTCGAGCTCCGGCGCACCAACCCGGCCCTCCGCCCCAGCAGATTCGCAGTCTTCGGCGAGACGACCAAGAACGCCAGCCACATGGACTGGTTCGACGCGACCGGCGCGCTGATGGACGACGACGACTGGAACTCGCCTGAGAACCGGACGCTGCAGTACCTCGCGGCGAGCACCCCGGACAAGGAGCAGTTCAACCGCATCCTGCTGATCGTCCACGGGGTCGAGGACGACGTGACCGTCTCCCTTCCGGTCGCTCCGGGCGTCGAGTCCTACACCCTGCTGTGGGACAGCGCGACCGAGGTTCCGATCGAGGAGGATCTCGGGTCGCTCGCACCCGGATCCGAGCGCCTCGTCGGCGGCACATCGATGCAGCTCTTCCGGGCGGACGGACCCCGTGTCGTCGCCGCTCCCGGCGCCGCGCCGAGCCCGCATCCGATCACGGACCCGCTTCCGAGCTGA
- a CDS encoding cysteine desulfurase family protein: protein MAVYLDHAATTPMLPEAIAAYAEAMSVVGNPSSIHSQGQQAKRMLEEARETVAASLGCDPIEVVFTSGGTEAINLALKGMYWARNDAGQPARPRVLAPGGEHHATVDTLEWLERSEGASVEWLPLDERGLIDLDAAQRSFARESDSIALATALWVNNEVGTIEPVAEFARLGQQHRVPVHLDAVAAYGHLPIDFAGLRQATGSGTAGLVGLSVSAHKVGGPVGIGALVLSRKATVVPLVHGGGQQRNVRSGTQDVAAAVAFAVAAERAVRDLDTERMRLEGLRDRLIAGVAREVPEAVLSGMPAGDRGRVASNVHFVFPGAQGDSLLFLLDVAGISVSTGSACQAGIPEPSHVLIAMGRTDEEARGALRLTLGRTTTEGDIDAVVAALPAAYEQAARAGLAERATRLGR, encoded by the coding sequence GTGGCTGTCTACCTGGACCATGCGGCGACGACGCCGATGCTGCCCGAGGCGATCGCGGCGTACGCCGAAGCGATGAGCGTCGTCGGCAATCCGTCGTCGATCCACAGCCAGGGGCAGCAGGCGAAGCGCATGCTCGAAGAGGCTCGCGAGACCGTCGCCGCGTCGCTCGGGTGCGACCCGATCGAGGTCGTGTTCACCTCGGGCGGCACCGAGGCGATCAACCTGGCGCTCAAAGGCATGTACTGGGCGCGCAACGACGCCGGCCAGCCCGCGCGGCCGCGGGTTCTCGCGCCCGGAGGCGAGCATCACGCGACCGTCGACACTCTCGAATGGCTCGAACGCTCCGAGGGTGCCTCGGTCGAATGGCTGCCGCTCGACGAGCGCGGTCTGATCGACCTGGACGCAGCGCAGCGTTCGTTCGCGCGTGAGAGCGATTCGATCGCGCTGGCGACGGCGCTCTGGGTCAACAACGAGGTCGGGACGATCGAGCCCGTTGCGGAGTTCGCCCGGCTCGGGCAGCAGCACCGGGTTCCCGTTCACCTGGATGCGGTCGCCGCCTACGGTCACCTGCCGATCGATTTCGCGGGACTGAGGCAGGCCACCGGAAGCGGCACGGCGGGTCTCGTCGGGCTCAGCGTGTCCGCCCACAAGGTCGGCGGTCCCGTCGGAATCGGGGCGCTCGTGCTCAGCCGCAAGGCGACCGTGGTGCCGCTCGTGCACGGCGGCGGCCAGCAGCGCAACGTGCGCAGCGGCACGCAGGATGTCGCAGCCGCCGTGGCCTTCGCCGTCGCAGCCGAACGGGCGGTGCGCGACCTGGACACGGAGCGGATGCGGCTGGAAGGGCTGCGGGACCGCCTCATCGCGGGCGTGGCCCGGGAGGTCCCGGAGGCGGTGCTGAGCGGGATGCCCGCGGGGGACCGGGGGCGGGTCGCGTCCAACGTGCACTTCGTCTTCCCCGGGGCACAGGGAGACTCCCTGCTCTTCCTGCTCGACGTCGCGGGGATCTCCGTGTCGACCGGGTCGGCGTGCCAGGCGGGCATCCCTGAGCCGTCGCACGTGCTCATCGCGATGGGACGCACCGATGAGGAGGCGCGCGGTGCGTTGCGCCTCACTCTCGGACGGACGACGACCGAGGGTGACATCGATGCGGTCGTCGCCGCGCTGCCCGCCGCATACGAACAGGCGGCGCGCGCCGGGCTCGCCGAACGGGCGACGCGGCTCGGGCGCTGA
- the mnmA gene encoding tRNA 2-thiouridine(34) synthase MnmA, with translation MKVLAAMSGGVDSAVAAARAVEAGHDVVGVHLALSRMPGTLRTGGRGCCTIEDSMDAQRAANIIGIPYYVWDFSERFKLDVVDDFIAEYTAGRTPNPCMRCNERIKFAALLEKALDLGFDAVCTGHYAAIVTDDDGNRELHRASAWAKDQSYVLGVLTTEQLAHAMFPLGATPSKAEVRAEAAARGFSVANKPDSHDICFIPDGDTRGWLAERVGAETGDILDREGNRLGSHEGAHAFTVGQRKGLNIGFPADDGKPRFVLEVRPKDNTVVVGPKEALDIAEIAGSRFTWAGRAPENPGEPFACEVQIRAHADPVPAVAVVRPGADGADELVVTPDTPLNGVAPGQTAVVYVGTRVLGQTTIDRTISAVPVG, from the coding sequence GTGAAAGTTCTGGCAGCGATGAGTGGTGGCGTCGACTCGGCGGTGGCGGCGGCGCGCGCGGTCGAAGCCGGCCATGACGTGGTCGGCGTGCACCTGGCACTGAGCCGGATGCCCGGTACGCTGCGCACCGGCGGCCGCGGCTGCTGCACGATCGAGGATTCGATGGATGCGCAGCGGGCGGCGAACATCATCGGCATCCCGTATTACGTGTGGGACTTCTCCGAGCGTTTCAAGCTCGATGTCGTCGACGACTTCATCGCCGAGTACACGGCCGGCCGCACACCGAACCCCTGCATGCGCTGCAACGAGAGGATCAAGTTCGCCGCCCTCCTCGAGAAGGCGCTCGACCTCGGGTTCGACGCCGTCTGCACGGGCCACTACGCGGCCATCGTGACCGATGACGACGGCAACCGTGAACTGCACCGCGCGAGCGCCTGGGCGAAAGACCAGTCCTATGTGCTCGGCGTGCTCACGACGGAGCAGCTCGCACACGCGATGTTCCCGCTGGGAGCGACCCCGTCGAAGGCCGAAGTGCGTGCCGAAGCCGCGGCGCGGGGCTTCAGCGTCGCGAACAAGCCCGACTCGCACGACATCTGCTTCATCCCCGACGGTGACACCCGGGGCTGGCTCGCCGAGCGTGTCGGCGCCGAGACCGGAGACATCCTCGACCGCGAGGGCAACCGGCTGGGGTCCCACGAGGGCGCGCACGCGTTCACCGTCGGACAGCGCAAGGGCCTCAACATCGGGTTCCCCGCCGACGACGGCAAGCCGCGATTCGTGCTCGAGGTGCGCCCCAAGGACAACACGGTCGTCGTCGGGCCCAAGGAGGCGCTCGACATCGCCGAGATCGCCGGCTCCCGGTTCACCTGGGCCGGTCGTGCCCCGGAGAACCCCGGGGAGCCGTTCGCCTGCGAGGTGCAGATCCGTGCCCACGCCGACCCGGTGCCCGCAGTGGCCGTGGTGCGCCCGGGCGCGGACGGTGCCGATGAGCTCGTGGTCACACCGGACACCCCGCTGAACGGCGTCGCACCGGGGCAGACCGCGGTCGTCTATGTCGGAACCCGCGTGCTCGGGCAGACGACGATCGACCGCACGATCAGCGCGGTTCCCGTCGGCTGA
- the ligA gene encoding NAD-dependent DNA ligase LigA: MVNDTADDPTRARAEAQQLTERIIELRDAYYERDTVLVSDLEYDEMIHRLEELERLFPELQSQDSPTQTVGGRAQTTLFAPVEHAERMLSLDNVFSIDEFDAWAARVERDAGRRVDYLCELKIDGLAINLRYESGRLVSAATRGDGVVGEDVTENIRFIPAIPTRLSGTGHPPLVEVRGEVFFPVAEFEALNAAQTELGEKVFANARNAASGSLRQKAEGKNDTQLALMRARLGRLHMLVHGIGAWANPPVDSQSKTYELLKEWGLPTSTHYRVVDSIAGAAEFIRYYGEHRDSVEHEIDGVVVKVDELALHDELGATSRAPRWAIAYKYPPEQVNTRLLDIVVSVGRTGRATPFAVMEKVRVAGSEVRQATLHNQDVVKAKGVLIGDTVVLRKAGDVIPEVLGPVVELRDGTEREFVMPENCPVCGTRLAPAKEGDVDLRCPNAEFCPAQVWGRVEHIGSRGALDIEALGEVAAAALTQPFKPKTPPLPTEAGLFDLTMADLFPIEVVVRDPETGLPRLTESGEQKTDTPFRRRRQKKDGPYDPDAAEFAGSEDSVPSKNAEELLVNLQAAKAKPLWRILVSLNIRHVGPVAARALANHFGSLDAIRAADRDELAEVDGVGGIIADAVRDWFGVDWHREIVERWAAAGVQFTTPGHPGPGSAEDKGGTLAGLTVVATGSLEGFTREGAQEAIIAAGGKSASSVSKNTDYVAAGPGAGSKLGKAEQLGIPILDADGFRRLLEGGPDAV; this comes from the coding sequence GTGGTGAACGACACAGCGGATGACCCCACGCGGGCACGGGCCGAGGCACAGCAGCTGACCGAGCGCATCATCGAGTTGCGCGACGCGTATTACGAACGCGACACGGTACTGGTGAGCGACCTCGAGTACGACGAGATGATCCATCGGCTCGAAGAGCTCGAACGGCTCTTCCCCGAGTTGCAGAGCCAGGACAGCCCGACCCAGACCGTCGGCGGCCGGGCACAGACCACGCTTTTCGCGCCGGTCGAGCACGCGGAGCGCATGCTCAGCCTCGACAACGTCTTCTCGATCGACGAGTTCGACGCCTGGGCGGCGCGGGTCGAACGGGATGCGGGGCGCAGGGTCGACTACCTGTGCGAGTTGAAGATCGACGGTCTCGCCATCAATCTGCGTTACGAGAGCGGGCGCCTCGTCTCGGCCGCGACCCGGGGCGACGGTGTCGTCGGCGAAGACGTGACCGAGAACATCCGCTTCATCCCGGCGATCCCGACGCGCCTTTCGGGCACCGGGCATCCGCCGCTCGTCGAGGTGCGCGGCGAGGTCTTCTTCCCCGTCGCGGAGTTCGAGGCGCTCAACGCGGCGCAGACCGAGCTCGGCGAGAAGGTGTTCGCCAATGCGCGGAACGCGGCCAGCGGCTCCCTCCGGCAGAAGGCCGAAGGCAAGAACGACACGCAGCTCGCGCTGATGCGCGCCCGCCTCGGGCGGTTGCACATGCTCGTCCACGGAATCGGGGCCTGGGCGAACCCGCCGGTCGACAGCCAGTCGAAGACCTACGAGCTGCTGAAGGAATGGGGGCTGCCGACCTCCACCCACTATCGCGTCGTCGACTCCATTGCGGGGGCTGCCGAGTTCATCCGCTACTACGGCGAGCACCGAGACAGTGTCGAGCACGAGATCGACGGTGTCGTCGTGAAGGTCGACGAACTCGCTCTGCACGACGAGCTGGGCGCCACGAGCCGCGCGCCCCGATGGGCCATCGCCTACAAGTACCCGCCCGAACAGGTCAACACGAGACTCCTCGACATCGTGGTGAGCGTCGGGCGCACCGGGCGCGCGACGCCGTTCGCGGTCATGGAGAAGGTCCGGGTCGCCGGCAGCGAGGTTCGCCAGGCCACCCTCCACAACCAGGACGTGGTGAAGGCGAAGGGCGTCCTGATCGGCGACACCGTCGTGCTTCGCAAGGCAGGCGACGTCATCCCCGAAGTCCTCGGCCCCGTCGTCGAACTGCGCGACGGCACGGAGCGTGAGTTCGTCATGCCCGAGAACTGCCCGGTCTGCGGCACGCGACTGGCACCGGCCAAGGAGGGCGACGTCGACCTCCGGTGTCCGAACGCGGAGTTCTGCCCCGCCCAGGTGTGGGGCCGCGTCGAGCACATCGGGTCCCGGGGGGCGCTGGACATCGAAGCCCTGGGCGAGGTCGCCGCCGCCGCGCTGACGCAGCCGTTCAAACCGAAGACGCCGCCGCTGCCCACCGAGGCGGGCCTCTTCGACCTCACGATGGCCGATCTCTTCCCGATCGAGGTCGTCGTCCGCGACCCGGAGACCGGGCTCCCGCGCCTCACCGAGTCGGGGGAGCAGAAGACCGACACCCCGTTCCGTCGCCGTCGTCAGAAGAAGGACGGGCCCTACGACCCTGATGCGGCCGAATTCGCCGGAAGCGAGGACTCTGTCCCGTCGAAGAACGCCGAAGAGCTGCTTGTCAATCTGCAGGCGGCCAAGGCCAAGCCGCTCTGGCGCATCCTCGTCTCCCTGAACATCCGTCACGTCGGCCCGGTCGCCGCGCGGGCACTGGCAAACCATTTCGGGTCGCTCGACGCGATCCGTGCGGCAGACCGCGACGAGCTCGCCGAGGTCGACGGCGTCGGGGGCATCATCGCCGACGCGGTCCGCGACTGGTTCGGCGTCGACTGGCATCGCGAGATCGTCGAGCGCTGGGCGGCAGCGGGGGTTCAGTTCACCACTCCCGGGCATCCCGGTCCGGGCTCCGCAGAAGACAAGGGAGGCACGCTCGCGGGACTCACCGTGGTCGCGACCGGGAGCCTGGAAGGGTTCACCCGGGAGGGAGCGCAGGAGGCGATCATCGCGGCCGGCGGCAAGTCCGCATCCAGCGTCTCGAAGAACACCGACTACGTCGCAGCCGGCCCCGGCGCAGGGTCGAAGCTGGGGAAGGCTGAGCAGCTCGGTATCCCGATCCTCGACGCCGACGGGTTCCGCAGACTGCTCGAAGGTGGGCCAGACGCCGTCTGA
- a CDS encoding alpha/beta hydrolase yields the protein MAGVGVMPVDAAAYQPASAYSTVLSHDTTRAATVGDAPAGNSQTGLLAANMLGALSQIGATDVPAFVDSHRAALDAMLSNPPRASDVAGFWRLIDPATQASLIHSAPHVVGNLEGIPYDVRGRANVLDLKQTIGHERTSLASVPGKAQRLELKRSLDTLQNVNRALARHDGVKRTLVSLDTSADARAAIVIGDLSRAHFVSYLVPGMYMSVDEQIVDWAKTAQELYDSQTQWLHRVLGPRGTQATPGVATVAWIGYQTPELMNIGGLDLATQGADNIERALEGLQALRKSDMPYVSVFAHSYGSTAVLLALERHNVSIDALALLGSPGSDAQSVSQLSVTDGNVFVGQAPMDPIVHSAFFGSDPGAATYGARTMGVSGGVDPITQDTLGGSSGHNEYFAAGSESMRNLALIGIDMGDLVMDGSAPAAPVTETTASGR from the coding sequence GTGGCCGGGGTCGGAGTCATGCCCGTAGACGCCGCTGCCTACCAGCCCGCATCCGCGTATTCGACTGTTCTCTCCCATGACACGACGCGGGCCGCCACGGTGGGCGATGCGCCCGCGGGTAACTCGCAGACCGGGCTGCTCGCCGCCAACATGCTCGGAGCGCTCAGCCAGATCGGCGCGACCGACGTACCGGCATTCGTCGATTCGCATCGGGCGGCACTCGACGCGATGCTCTCCAATCCTCCACGGGCGAGCGACGTCGCAGGATTCTGGCGCCTCATCGACCCCGCCACCCAGGCCTCGCTCATCCACTCCGCACCCCATGTCGTCGGAAATCTGGAGGGCATCCCGTACGACGTTCGTGGACGCGCCAACGTCCTCGACCTGAAGCAGACCATCGGGCACGAACGAACCAGCCTCGCGTCGGTGCCGGGCAAGGCGCAGCGACTGGAACTGAAGCGAAGCCTCGACACTCTGCAGAACGTCAACCGTGCGCTCGCCAGACACGACGGCGTCAAACGCACGCTCGTCTCACTCGACACGTCAGCGGATGCGCGCGCGGCGATCGTGATCGGCGACCTGTCCAGGGCACACTTCGTCAGCTATCTCGTACCCGGGATGTACATGTCGGTCGACGAACAGATCGTCGACTGGGCCAAGACCGCCCAGGAACTCTACGACAGCCAGACGCAATGGCTGCACCGTGTGCTCGGGCCCCGCGGTACGCAGGCGACCCCTGGCGTCGCGACTGTCGCGTGGATCGGCTACCAGACGCCGGAGCTCATGAACATCGGAGGGCTCGACCTCGCCACTCAGGGCGCCGACAACATCGAACGCGCTCTCGAGGGCCTTCAGGCGCTCCGCAAGTCCGACATGCCATACGTGAGCGTTTTCGCGCACTCGTACGGATCGACGGCCGTTCTCCTCGCCCTCGAACGGCACAACGTCTCGATCGACGCCCTCGCTCTCCTCGGATCGCCCGGCAGTGACGCCCAGTCCGTCTCCCAGCTGAGCGTGACAGACGGTAACGTCTTCGTCGGCCAGGCGCCGATGGATCCGATCGTGCACAGCGCCTTCTTCGGCAGCGACCCCGGAGCCGCGACCTATGGTGCGCGCACGATGGGTGTCTCCGGCGGCGTCGACCCGATCACCCAGGACACGCTCGGCGGCTCCTCCGGGCACAACGAGTACTTCGCGGCCGGCAGCGAATCGATGCGGAACCTCGCTCTGATCGGGATCGACATGGGGGACCTGGTCATGGATGGATCTGCACCGGCCGCGCCGGTCACCGAGACGACTGCCTCGGGCAGGTAG
- the gatC gene encoding Asp-tRNA(Asn)/Glu-tRNA(Gln) amidotransferase subunit GatC translates to MSEISAEQVAHLASLARIDLSPEEITSLTAELGQIVDAVAKVTEVAGPDVPATSHPLPLTNVFREDVVVPGLTVEQALSGAPDREGDWFRVAPILDEE, encoded by the coding sequence ATGTCCGAAATTAGCGCCGAACAGGTCGCGCACCTGGCGAGCCTCGCCAGGATCGACCTGAGCCCTGAAGAGATCACCAGCCTGACAGCCGAGCTGGGGCAGATCGTCGACGCGGTCGCAAAGGTCACCGAGGTCGCCGGCCCCGACGTTCCCGCGACCAGTCATCCGCTTCCGCTGACCAACGTTTTCCGCGAAGACGTCGTCGTGCCCGGCCTGACCGTCGAGCAGGCGCTCTCCGGTGCCCCCGACCGCGAGGGCGACTGGTTCCGCGTCGCCCCGATCCTGGACGAGGAGTAG
- the gatA gene encoding Asp-tRNA(Asn)/Glu-tRNA(Gln) amidotransferase subunit GatA — translation MTDLTRLSASTLADLLATRDISSVEATRAHLDRIEAVDEDVHAFLHVAGEAALATAADVDARRAAGAQLSTLAGVPIAIKDVLATKDMPSTSGSKILEGWLPPYDATVVRKLREADLVPLGKTNMDEFAMGSSTEHSAYGPTRNPWDLERIPGGSGGGSAAAVSAFEAPLALGSDTGGSIRQPAAVTGSVGVKPTYGGVSRYGAIALASSLDQVGPVSRSVLDAALLHDVIGGHDPFDSTSLSDAWPSMAAAARVGLAGGALKGVRVGVITELSGEGFQAGVKQRFEESLALLESAGAEIVEVSAPSFEYAVAAYYLILPAEASSNLARFDSVRFGLRVDPEDGPVTVERVMAATRDAGFGPEVKRRIILGTYALSAGYYDAYYGSAQKVRTLIQRDFAAAFEKADVLVSPSAPTTAFRFGEKLADPMAMYLNDVTTIPANLAGVPGMGLPIGLAPEDGLPVGLQLMAPARADARLYTIGAALEQLLEEQWGHSLLSQAPDLSATEMFASEEGAV, via the coding sequence ATGACCGACCTCACCAGGCTCTCCGCTTCGACGCTCGCCGACCTGCTCGCCACCCGCGACATCTCGTCGGTCGAAGCCACCCGCGCACACCTCGACCGCATCGAAGCGGTCGACGAGGACGTACATGCCTTCCTTCATGTCGCAGGCGAAGCCGCACTCGCGACCGCGGCCGACGTCGACGCGCGCCGTGCCGCCGGCGCACAGCTGTCCACGCTCGCCGGTGTGCCCATCGCGATCAAGGATGTGCTCGCGACGAAGGACATGCCGTCCACCTCGGGCTCGAAGATCCTCGAAGGCTGGCTGCCGCCCTACGACGCGACCGTGGTGCGCAAGCTCCGCGAAGCCGACCTCGTGCCGCTCGGCAAGACCAACATGGACGAATTCGCCATGGGCTCCTCGACGGAGCATTCGGCCTACGGTCCGACGCGCAACCCGTGGGACCTCGAGCGGATTCCGGGCGGTTCGGGCGGCGGGTCGGCCGCGGCCGTCTCCGCTTTCGAGGCACCGCTCGCGCTCGGCTCGGACACCGGTGGATCCATCCGCCAGCCCGCTGCCGTCACCGGTTCCGTCGGCGTCAAGCCGACGTACGGCGGCGTGAGCCGGTACGGAGCGATCGCCCTGGCGAGCTCGCTCGACCAGGTGGGCCCGGTCTCGCGCTCGGTCCTCGATGCCGCTCTGCTGCACGACGTTATCGGCGGACACGACCCCTTCGACTCCACGTCCCTTTCCGACGCGTGGCCGTCGATGGCCGCAGCCGCCCGGGTGGGACTCGCGGGCGGCGCGCTCAAGGGCGTTCGCGTCGGAGTGATCACGGAGCTCTCCGGTGAGGGCTTCCAGGCCGGCGTGAAGCAGCGCTTCGAGGAATCGCTCGCCCTGCTCGAATCCGCGGGCGCCGAGATCGTCGAGGTCTCCGCTCCCAGCTTCGAGTACGCGGTCGCCGCCTACTACCTGATCCTTCCTGCGGAAGCCTCGAGCAACCTCGCCCGTTTCGACTCGGTGCGTTTCGGTCTGCGGGTCGACCCCGAAGACGGACCCGTCACCGTCGAGCGCGTCATGGCCGCGACGCGCGACGCCGGGTTCGGCCCGGAGGTCAAGCGCCGCATCATCCTCGGTACGTACGCGCTGAGCGCCGGCTACTACGACGCCTACTACGGCAGCGCCCAGAAGGTTCGCACGCTCATCCAGCGCGACTTCGCGGCGGCGTTCGAGAAGGCGGATGTGCTGGTCAGCCCGAGCGCGCCGACGACCGCCTTCCGCTTCGGCGAGAAGCTGGCCGACCCGATGGCGATGTACCTGAACGACGTCACGACGATTCCGGCGAACCTTGCCGGCGTACCAGGGATGGGACTGCCGATCGGGCTGGCCCCGGAGGACGGCCTTCCGGTCGGCCTGCAGCTGATGGCACCGGCACGGGCCGATGCGCGGCTCTACACGATCGGTGCGGCCCTCGAGCAGCTCCTCGAAGAGCAGTGGGGGCACAGCCTCCTCAGCCAGGCGCCCGACCTGTCGGCCACTGAGATGTTCGCAAGCGAAGAGGGAGCCGTCTGA